One window of the Candidatus Microbacterium colombiense genome contains the following:
- a CDS encoding aspartate aminotransferase family protein, with translation MSTERTQASEAELQAMAKDHLWMHFTRQSTMEKSGVPIIVKGDGHHIWDAKGKKYFDGLAGLFVVNAGHGRRRLAEAAAKQASELAFFPLWSYAHPAAIELADRLADEAPGDLNRVFFSTGGGEAVETAFKLAKHYWKLQGKPTKHKVISRSVAYHGTPQGALAITGIPAMKSMFEPVTPGGFRVPNTNFYRAAEMGGPADDIEAFGRWAADRIEEMILFEGADTVAAVFLEPVQNSGGCFPPPPGYFARVREICDRHDVLLVSDEVICAFGRLGHTFACTGLGYVPDMITCAKGMTSGYSPIGATIVSDRIYEPFSKGDVSFPHGYTFGGHPVSAAVALENLAIFDEEGLNQRVRENSPLFRAELEKLLDIPIVGDVRGDGYFFGIELVKDKATKETFDDAESERLLRGFLSPALFEAGLYCRADDRGDPVIQLAPPLTIGQPEFREIEQILRDVLTRAQSVL, from the coding sequence ATGAGCACCGAACGTACGCAGGCATCCGAGGCCGAGCTCCAGGCGATGGCCAAGGACCACCTCTGGATGCATTTCACTCGACAGTCCACGATGGAGAAGTCCGGAGTGCCCATCATCGTCAAGGGCGACGGGCACCACATCTGGGATGCGAAGGGCAAGAAGTACTTCGACGGTCTCGCGGGGCTCTTCGTCGTGAACGCCGGGCACGGGCGCCGACGTCTCGCCGAAGCCGCCGCGAAGCAGGCGTCGGAGTTGGCGTTCTTCCCACTGTGGTCGTACGCGCACCCCGCCGCGATCGAGCTCGCCGACCGCCTCGCCGATGAGGCCCCGGGTGACCTGAACCGCGTCTTCTTCTCGACCGGTGGCGGCGAGGCCGTCGAGACCGCGTTCAAGCTCGCCAAGCACTATTGGAAGCTGCAGGGCAAGCCCACCAAGCACAAGGTCATCTCCCGATCGGTGGCGTACCACGGCACCCCGCAGGGCGCTCTCGCGATCACCGGCATCCCCGCGATGAAATCGATGTTCGAGCCGGTCACCCCCGGCGGCTTCCGCGTGCCGAACACCAACTTCTACCGCGCGGCGGAGATGGGTGGGCCCGCTGACGACATCGAGGCGTTCGGGCGCTGGGCTGCCGATCGCATCGAGGAGATGATCCTCTTCGAAGGCGCCGACACGGTCGCCGCGGTCTTCCTCGAGCCGGTGCAGAACTCCGGCGGATGCTTCCCGCCCCCTCCCGGCTACTTCGCCCGCGTGCGCGAGATCTGCGATCGCCACGACGTGCTGCTCGTCTCCGATGAGGTCATCTGCGCGTTCGGTCGACTCGGCCACACCTTCGCCTGCACGGGACTCGGCTACGTGCCCGACATGATCACCTGCGCGAAGGGAATGACGAGCGGATACTCCCCCATCGGCGCCACGATCGTGAGCGACCGCATCTACGAGCCGTTCTCGAAGGGCGACGTGTCGTTCCCCCACGGGTACACGTTCGGCGGTCACCCGGTGTCGGCGGCGGTCGCCCTCGAGAACCTCGCCATCTTCGACGAAGAGGGGCTGAACCAGCGCGTGCGCGAGAACTCCCCGCTGTTCCGAGCCGAGCTCGAGAAGCTCCTCGACATCCCGATCGTGGGCGATGTGCGCGGCGACGGCTACTTCTTCGGCATCGAGCTCGTCAAGGACAAGGCGACCAAGGAGACGTTCGACGACGCGGAGTCCGAGCGACTGCTGCGCGGCTTCCTCTCCCCTGCCCTGTTCGAGGCCGGTCTCTACTGCCGCGCCGACGACCGCGGCGACCCCGTGATCCAGCTGGCTCCGCCGCTCACGATCGGTCAGCCGGAGTTCCGTGAGATCGAGCAGATCCTCCGCGACGTGCTGACCCGCGCCCAGTCGGTGCTCTAG
- a CDS encoding PucR family transcriptional regulator ligand-binding domain-containing protein, with translation MALDRTDRPARHSDALLTVADVLAEPVLQAGSPEVIVGGAALDADVRWAHASDSAGVARLLDGGELLLTTGAGWSTDAAALTEFALALHRAGVAGIVVELGAEHPRIPEPVVEVCRARGMALIALHAETKFVAVTEAVHRALIAAQTDALHERQRLHDLFTGLSLQGAPADVVVAETAKALGAPVVLENLAREVIAVEPLRVPVAEALAQRGAAERTPVQARGVRWGTLLALPGPSHPAGRLTVLEQGATALAFGCLADGGDAEWSILAQSGIIEDLLGARFASPDDIAARLAAGGFDLTGRSCHGIVARGAVSASELAYRARQEGCAVVAARIGDDDVALLLLPASVLLTDALAARIAGPDRTIFVGSSAGDVLELLASLSAARDLAASDRSDSGPRVRRVDARPLERLVASLRDDHRLHAHSERMLAPLVAYDRERRGDLLDVLRALVTHPGNRSAAASASHLSRSVFYQRLTLIGDLLDVDLDDGETLAALHLALLAHRGTTAHRSTTAPR, from the coding sequence TTGGCACTCGATCGGACAGATCGTCCGGCTCGGCACTCCGATGCTCTCCTCACGGTCGCCGATGTGCTCGCAGAGCCGGTGCTGCAGGCGGGTTCACCCGAGGTCATCGTCGGTGGCGCCGCGCTCGATGCCGACGTGCGCTGGGCTCACGCGTCCGACAGTGCGGGCGTCGCGCGGTTGCTCGACGGTGGCGAGCTGCTGCTGACCACGGGCGCCGGCTGGTCGACGGACGCTGCGGCGTTGACGGAGTTCGCGCTCGCCCTGCATCGCGCGGGTGTCGCAGGCATCGTCGTCGAGCTGGGGGCGGAGCACCCGCGCATCCCCGAGCCGGTGGTCGAGGTGTGCAGGGCGCGGGGGATGGCTCTGATCGCCCTGCACGCGGAGACGAAGTTCGTCGCGGTCACCGAGGCGGTGCACCGCGCGCTGATCGCCGCGCAGACCGACGCCCTGCACGAGCGCCAGCGTCTGCACGACCTCTTCACCGGGCTGAGCCTGCAGGGAGCGCCCGCCGATGTCGTCGTGGCCGAGACGGCGAAGGCGCTGGGGGCGCCGGTCGTGCTGGAGAACCTCGCGCGCGAGGTGATCGCTGTGGAGCCGCTGAGGGTGCCTGTCGCTGAGGCGTTGGCGCAGCGGGGCGCTGCCGAGCGCACCCCCGTGCAGGCGCGCGGGGTGAGGTGGGGGACGCTGCTGGCGCTGCCGGGGCCTTCGCATCCGGCCGGACGCCTCACGGTGTTGGAGCAGGGGGCCACGGCGCTCGCCTTCGGCTGCCTCGCCGATGGCGGGGATGCCGAGTGGTCGATCCTCGCGCAGAGCGGGATCATCGAGGACCTGCTCGGCGCCCGCTTCGCGAGTCCGGACGATATCGCAGCGCGTCTGGCGGCCGGGGGATTCGACCTGACCGGACGCTCGTGTCATGGCATCGTGGCAAGGGGCGCCGTGTCGGCGAGCGAACTCGCGTACCGGGCGCGCCAAGAGGGGTGCGCGGTGGTCGCGGCGCGAATCGGCGACGACGATGTGGCGCTCCTCCTGCTTCCCGCATCCGTTCTGCTGACCGACGCGCTGGCGGCACGGATCGCCGGTCCTGATCGGACGATCTTCGTCGGTTCGTCGGCCGGTGACGTGCTCGAACTGCTCGCGTCGCTGAGCGCGGCGCGAGACCTCGCGGCGAGCGATCGATCGGACTCCGGTCCTCGGGTGCGGCGAGTCGACGCCCGCCCGCTCGAGCGCCTGGTCGCCTCGCTGCGCGACGACCACCGACTGCATGCGCACAGTGAACGGATGCTGGCACCCCTGGTCGCCTATGACCGTGAACGCCGGGGAGACCTGCTCGACGTGCTGCGCGCCCTGGTGACGCATCCGGGCAACCGCTCCGCGGCGGCATCCGCCAGCCACCTCTCCCGCTCGGTGTTCTACCAGCGCCTCACGCTGATCGGTGATCTCCTCGACGTCGATCTCGACGACGGGGAGACGCTCGCAGCGCTCCACCTCGCGCTCCTGGCCCACCGCGGCACGACGGCCCACCGCAGCACGACGGCCCCCCGCTGA
- a CDS encoding CoA-acylating methylmalonate-semialdehyde dehydrogenase, with product MDIVRHVINGTEVAEAARTGQVFDPATGEVSKQVAFASTAEVDAAIAAAAAAAPAWRETSLIKRADVFFRLRQLLKERTPELAAIVTSEHGKVLSDAAGEVSRGIENVEFAAGLVHLLKGERSEQVSRGVDVHSVKQPVGVVAAITPFNFPVMVPLWMVASAIACGNTVVLKPSEKDPSAAVWIAKLFSEAGLPDGVLNVVHGDKEAVDALLDSSKVSAVSFVGSTPIARSIYQRASAAGKRVQALGGAKNHMVVMPDADIDGAADAAVSAAYGSAGERCMAVSVLVAVGDIADDLVSAIASRIDGLKIGPGTDAASEMGPLITREHRDKVASYVTGAAAEGAKVVVDGTQKQFDSDGFFLGVSLIDQVAPGMKVYDDEIFGPVLTVVRVETYAEAVELVNGNAYGNGTAIFTRDGGTARQYEFDIEVGMVGVNVPIPVPIGAYSFGGWKDSLFGDSHIYGPESVHFYTRSKVVTTRWPDHTPSQIDLGFPSNH from the coding sequence GTGGACATCGTCCGTCACGTCATCAACGGCACGGAGGTCGCCGAGGCGGCCCGCACCGGCCAGGTCTTCGATCCCGCCACCGGAGAGGTGTCGAAGCAGGTCGCCTTCGCTTCGACCGCCGAGGTCGACGCCGCGATCGCCGCCGCCGCAGCTGCGGCTCCCGCCTGGCGCGAGACGAGCCTGATCAAGCGCGCCGACGTCTTCTTCCGCCTGCGCCAGCTGCTCAAGGAGCGCACCCCCGAGCTCGCCGCCATCGTCACGTCGGAGCACGGCAAGGTGCTCTCGGATGCCGCCGGCGAGGTGTCGCGCGGTATTGAGAACGTGGAGTTCGCCGCCGGACTCGTGCATCTGCTCAAGGGAGAGCGCAGCGAGCAGGTCTCTCGCGGCGTCGACGTGCACTCGGTCAAGCAGCCGGTCGGCGTGGTCGCCGCGATCACCCCGTTCAACTTCCCGGTGATGGTGCCGCTGTGGATGGTGGCATCCGCGATCGCCTGCGGCAACACGGTCGTGCTCAAGCCCAGCGAGAAGGACCCGTCCGCCGCGGTCTGGATCGCGAAGCTCTTCTCCGAGGCGGGCCTGCCCGACGGCGTGCTGAACGTCGTGCACGGAGACAAAGAGGCCGTCGATGCGCTCCTCGACTCGTCGAAGGTCTCGGCTGTCAGCTTCGTCGGCTCCACGCCGATCGCCCGCTCGATCTACCAGCGCGCCTCGGCCGCCGGCAAGCGCGTGCAGGCCCTCGGCGGCGCCAAGAACCACATGGTCGTGATGCCGGATGCCGACATCGACGGCGCCGCGGATGCTGCGGTCTCCGCCGCCTACGGCTCGGCCGGAGAGCGCTGTATGGCCGTCTCGGTGCTGGTGGCCGTGGGCGACATCGCCGACGACCTGGTCTCGGCGATCGCCTCCCGCATCGACGGACTGAAGATCGGGCCCGGCACGGATGCCGCCAGCGAGATGGGTCCGCTCATCACGCGCGAGCACCGCGACAAGGTCGCCTCCTACGTCACGGGCGCCGCGGCCGAGGGTGCGAAGGTCGTGGTCGACGGCACGCAGAAGCAGTTCGACTCCGACGGTTTCTTCCTGGGTGTCAGCCTGATCGACCAGGTCGCCCCGGGCATGAAGGTGTACGACGACGAGATCTTCGGCCCGGTGCTCACGGTCGTGCGCGTCGAGACCTACGCCGAGGCGGTCGAGCTCGTCAACGGCAACGCCTACGGCAACGGCACCGCGATCTTCACCCGCGACGGCGGCACCGCCCGGCAGTACGAGTTCGACATCGAGGTCGGCATGGTCGGCGTGAACGTGCCGATCCCCGTGCCGATCGGCGCCTACTCGTTCGGCGGCTGGAAGGACTCGCTGTTCGGCGACTCCCACATCTACGGCCCCGAGTCGGTGCACTTCTACACGCGGTCGAAGGTCGTCACGACCCGCTGGCCCGACCACACCCCCTCGCAGATCGACCTCGGCTTCCCGAGCAACCACTGA